The Bacillus sp. B-jedd sequence TAGTTTTTCTTTTATACTTATACAGATGCCTGGTGGCGGTTGATCCAATATCCCATTCGAATGTAAAGCGGTACGAACAGAATAGATACAACAACCCCCTTCAGTATATTAAATGGCAGGATTGCCGTAACAACAAGCCTGCGTGCCTCCGAATCAGCCATAGCGGGAGCGTTTAAAAACAGAGTATATGCCGGAAGAATTATATAATAGTTTAATACACTCATAAAAACTGCCATCGTAATCGTCCCCGCGATAAGAGCAATAGATAAACCCTTTTTTGTTTTAATCCTTTTGTAAACATAATAGGTTGGCAGAATAAAAAGAATGCCTGCGATAAAGTTGGCGATATGGCCAACAGGAACCCCAGTTTGGCTGCCGGTCATAAAATAATCCAGCAGATTTTTAAATAGCTCTACCAAAATTCCAGCCAGCGGCCCAAAGGCCAGTGCTGCAACCAATGCCGGGATGTCGCTAAAATCAATTAGCAAAAAGTTTGGAAAAACAGGCAGTGGAAAGTTTAACAGCATCAGGATATACGAAATACTGCTTAACATCCCAATCACCACCATAGTTTTTAAATTTAATTTCCTCATACTTCCTCTCTCCTTTTGTGTCCATCACCAAAGAAGAAAAGTTCAGCAAAAGCGGCCATGGCAAATAAAATCCCCCAAGCCCGGCAGCTTGAGGGAGAATTCACAAAGGCATGCTTAATAAACGTCCAAAAAGTACAAATTTGAACGCTGCAGAACCTCCATCTTCTCCCATCCAGACTATACTGTCGGCTTTGGAATCGCACCAAATCCTGCCAAATTGCGGCTCGCGGGCTTAAAGCAAAAGCTTATTACCGCCGGTCGGGAATTTCACCCAGCCCCGAAGATAGACAATATTTTATTATCAATATTATTATACTGAAAAATAAACACTTTGGAAAGAAGTTTCACTCAGGAGAAATGTGATGATTTAGTGAAAACAACTCCTCCCTGCCAGCTTTGTGAAATTTAGAAATCTTTTTTACTCCAGTCTGTCAGGTGAAATCACTCCGGTATGGGCTGTTTCAATGCCCTGCTGTCCTATG is a genomic window containing:
- a CDS encoding ECF transporter S component, encoding MRKLNLKTMVVIGMLSSISYILMLLNFPLPVFPNFLLIDFSDIPALVAALAFGPLAGILVELFKNLLDYFMTGSQTGVPVGHIANFIAGILFILPTYYVYKRIKTKKGLSIALIAGTITMAVFMSVLNYYIILPAYTLFLNAPAMADSEARRLVVTAILPFNILKGVVVSILFVPLYIRMGYWINRHQASV